A region from the Volucribacter amazonae genome encodes:
- a CDS encoding surface-adhesin E family protein, translating to MRKYVVTVMMLSLVACSHSENVDLARPQQVETGFIQVLNQPGYYIDSASIWIDSKSPAVINFDMVTNLSQGQQGFKHYPTEIAKSVRSHKKINCQTNTYSRAGEIVYSDFWGKGIALSQHRQLSRTVTIQPDTRLDTVAKVLCANFYKD from the coding sequence ATGAGAAAATATGTTGTTACAGTCATGATGTTGAGCTTAGTTGCTTGTAGCCATAGTGAAAATGTTGATTTAGCGAGACCTCAACAAGTGGAAACAGGTTTTATACAAGTGCTTAATCAACCGGGTTATTATATTGATAGTGCCTCTATTTGGATTGATAGCAAATCCCCTGCGGTAATTAATTTTGATATGGTAACCAATTTAAGCCAAGGGCAACAAGGCTTTAAACATTATCCTACGGAAATAGCTAAGTCTGTGCGTAGCCACAAAAAAATAAATTGTCAAACCAATACTTATTCAAGAGCTGGCGAAATTGTTTATTCTGATTTTTGGGGAAAAGGCATTGCATTAAGCCAACATCGTCAATTATCAAGAACAGTGACGATTCAACCTGATACGCGACTTGATACAGTGGCAAAAGTGCTTTGTGCGAATTTTTATAAAGATTAA
- a CDS encoding YchF/TatD family DNA exonuclease produces MFIVDSHCHLDALDYEKIHQNIDDVIDKAKARGVKHLLSIGVTLSRFEKMRDSLAHRDDVSLACGVHPLDLEEEPFNYQRLLTLASDKKVVAIGETGLDYYYSAENKSLQQNVFMQQIEIAKQLNKPVVVHTRSAREDTIQLLREHQADKCGGVLHCFTENQQMAEQALDLGFYISISGIITFKNAEELRDVVRYIPLDRLLVETDSPYLAPVPYRGKQNQPAYVREVCEYVATLKGLSMTEFAEITTQNFMDLFKIKLV; encoded by the coding sequence ATGTTTATTGTGGATTCCCATTGTCATCTTGATGCCTTAGATTATGAAAAAATTCACCAAAATATTGATGATGTCATTGATAAAGCCAAAGCTCGTGGCGTAAAACATTTATTATCTATTGGGGTTACACTAAGCCGATTTGAAAAAATGCGTGATAGTTTAGCTCATCGTGACGATGTGTCGCTAGCTTGTGGAGTTCACCCTTTAGATCTTGAGGAAGAGCCTTTTAATTATCAGCGTTTATTAACCTTAGCCAGCGATAAGAAAGTAGTAGCCATTGGCGAAACGGGATTAGATTATTATTACAGTGCGGAAAATAAATCATTACAACAGAATGTATTTATGCAACAAATAGAGATCGCTAAGCAGTTAAATAAACCTGTGGTTGTGCATACACGCTCGGCTCGAGAAGATACAATTCAATTATTGAGAGAGCATCAAGCAGATAAGTGCGGTGGTGTTTTGCATTGTTTTACGGAAAACCAACAAATGGCAGAACAAGCCCTCGATCTTGGTTTTTATATTTCCATTTCAGGCATTATTACCTTTAAAAATGCGGAAGAATTGCGTGATGTAGTACGCTATATTCCGTTAGATCGCTTGTTAGTAGAAACTGACTCGCCTTATCTTGCCCCTGTCCCTTATCGTGGTAAACAAAATCAACCTGCTTATGTACGAGAAGTTTGCGAATATGTGGCAACATTAAAGGGATTATCTATGACAGAATTCGCTGAAATTACCACACAAAACTTTATGGACTTATTCAAAATCAAATTAGTATAG
- the frdA gene encoding fumarate reductase (quinol) flavoprotein subunit, whose protein sequence is MQSINVDIAIIGAGGGGLRAAIAAAEANPNLKVALVSKVYPMRSHTVAAEGGAAAVIKEEDSYDKHFHDTVAGGDWLCEQDVVEYFVEHSPVEMTQLERWGCPWSRKADGDVNVRRFGGMKIERTWFAADKTGFHLLHTLFQTSIQFPQIVRFDEHFVLDILVDDGHARGLVAMNMMEGTLVQINANAVVIATGGGCRAFRFNTNGGIVTGDGLSMAYRHGVPLRDMEFVQYHPTGLPNTGILMTEGCRGEGGILVNKDGYRYLQDYGLGPETPIGKPENKYMELGPRDKVSQAFWQEWRKGNTLKTAKGVDVVHLDLRHLGEKYLHERLPFICELASAYEGVDPAKSPIPVRPVVHYTMGGIEVDFNSETRIKGLFAVGECASSGLHGANRLGSNSLAELLVLGRVAGEYAAQRAVEATAVNQTAVDAQAQDVVNRLQDLYNQEGNESWSQIRDEMGDSMEEGCGIYRTQESMQKTVDKIAELKERYKRIRIADRSSVFNTNVLYTVELGYILDVAQSIANSAIERKESRGAHQRLDYTERDDVNYLKHTLAFYNENGMPRIEYSDVKITKSQPAKRVYGAEAEAQEAAKAKE, encoded by the coding sequence GTGCAAAGCATTAATGTCGATATTGCAATTATTGGTGCTGGTGGCGGTGGCTTACGGGCTGCGATCGCTGCTGCGGAAGCAAATCCGAATCTAAAAGTTGCATTAGTATCAAAAGTTTATCCAATGCGTAGCCATACCGTTGCCGCTGAAGGTGGTGCTGCGGCAGTGATTAAAGAAGAAGATTCTTATGATAAACATTTTCACGATACCGTAGCAGGTGGCGATTGGTTATGTGAGCAAGATGTGGTGGAATATTTTGTGGAACATTCCCCTGTGGAAATGACACAGCTTGAGCGTTGGGGCTGCCCTTGGAGTCGTAAAGCTGATGGTGATGTGAATGTTCGCCGTTTTGGTGGTATGAAAATTGAGCGTACTTGGTTTGCCGCCGATAAAACAGGTTTCCATTTATTACATACTTTATTCCAAACTTCTATTCAATTTCCGCAAATCGTGCGTTTTGATGAACATTTCGTCCTTGATATTCTTGTTGATGATGGTCATGCTCGTGGTTTAGTGGCAATGAATATGATGGAGGGAACACTTGTCCAAATCAATGCCAATGCAGTAGTCATTGCTACAGGTGGTGGTTGTCGTGCTTTCCGCTTTAATACCAATGGCGGTATTGTAACGGGCGATGGTTTATCTATGGCTTATCGCCATGGTGTGCCGTTGCGTGATATGGAATTTGTGCAATATCATCCAACAGGCTTACCAAACACAGGGATTCTAATGACCGAGGGTTGTCGTGGTGAAGGTGGTATTTTAGTCAATAAAGACGGTTATCGTTATTTGCAAGATTATGGTTTAGGTCCTGAAACACCGATTGGCAAACCTGAAAACAAATATATGGAATTAGGCCCTCGTGATAAAGTATCACAAGCCTTCTGGCAAGAATGGCGTAAAGGTAATACCTTAAAAACAGCAAAAGGGGTTGATGTGGTTCACCTCGACTTACGTCATTTGGGGGAAAAATACTTACACGAACGTTTGCCATTTATTTGTGAGCTAGCCAGTGCTTATGAAGGGGTTGATCCTGCTAAATCACCAATTCCTGTACGTCCTGTTGTACACTACACTATGGGTGGTATTGAGGTAGATTTTAACAGTGAAACACGCATCAAAGGGTTGTTTGCAGTAGGTGAATGTGCGTCATCAGGTTTACATGGTGCAAACCGTTTAGGCTCTAACTCTTTAGCTGAATTATTAGTATTGGGTCGTGTTGCAGGGGAATATGCCGCACAACGTGCTGTAGAAGCCACCGCCGTAAATCAAACCGCAGTAGATGCTCAAGCTCAAGATGTGGTTAATCGTTTGCAAGATCTCTATAACCAAGAAGGTAATGAATCTTGGTCACAAATTCGTGATGAAATGGGCGATTCTATGGAAGAAGGGTGCGGGATTTATCGTACTCAAGAAAGTATGCAAAAAACCGTAGATAAAATTGCCGAATTAAAAGAGCGTTATAAACGCATTCGTATCGCTGATCGTTCTAGCGTCTTTAATACCAACGTTTTATATACCGTTGAATTAGGCTATATTTTGGATGTGGCACAATCTATTGCCAACTCAGCCATTGAACGCAAAGAGTCTCGTGGTGCACACCAACGTTTAGACTATACTGAACGTGATGATGTCAATTACTTGAAGCATACCCTCGCATTTTACAATGAAAATGGTATGCCACGTATTGAATACAGCGATGTAAAAATCACGAAATCTCAACCAGCGAAACGGGTGTATGGTGCAGAAGCTGAAGCCCAAGAAGCCGCTAAAGCAAAGGAGTAA
- the frdC gene encoding fumarate reductase subunit FrdC — MTTTTSKRRKYVREIKANWWTKLDFYKLYVFREATAIPTLWFSLILFYGVICLGGGVESVKQHFIPFLQNPVVVILNVITLAAVLLNTVTYYVMTPKVLNIVVKNERLNPNIITIGLWIATALVSIIALVLIYR, encoded by the coding sequence ATGACGACAACAACCAGTAAAAGACGCAAATATGTGCGTGAAATAAAAGCAAATTGGTGGACGAAATTAGATTTTTATAAACTTTATGTATTTCGTGAAGCCACTGCAATTCCAACCTTATGGTTCAGCCTTATCCTATTTTATGGGGTAATTTGCTTAGGTGGCGGTGTTGAAAGTGTAAAACAACATTTTATTCCGTTTTTGCAAAATCCTGTGGTAGTAATCCTCAATGTGATTACCTTAGCCGCTGTATTACTAAATACCGTTACTTATTATGTGATGACACCGAAGGTATTAAATATTGTGGTTAAAAACGAACGTCTTAATCCAAATATTATTACTATTGGTCTTTGGATTGCGACCGCATTGGTAAGTATTATTGCCTTAGTGCTAATTTATCGATAA
- a CDS encoding DUF2489 domain-containing protein, with amino-acid sequence MLITWLAIIAIIIILALLGYAVSLLLSLQKQKKAFMQAQLARKNRLKESIVIIAKAMRSNDCNHSEGVIRLKMLLEPLGHKLDRYPAMFELYQVVQDMPTHEARRALVKNERMRLDLERESAEAKLEQKIMLELHQLLADVEKL; translated from the coding sequence ATGTTAATCACTTGGTTGGCGATTATCGCCATAATTATTATTTTGGCTTTGTTAGGTTATGCTGTGAGCTTATTACTTTCATTGCAGAAACAAAAAAAAGCATTTATGCAGGCTCAATTAGCCCGTAAAAATCGTTTAAAAGAAAGTATTGTGATTATTGCCAAAGCAATGAGGAGCAATGATTGTAATCATTCCGAGGGGGTAATTCGCTTAAAAATGCTCCTTGAACCCCTTGGGCACAAATTGGATCGCTATCCTGCTATGTTTGAACTTTATCAGGTAGTGCAAGATATGCCTACTCACGAAGCTCGGCGTGCTTTAGTCAAAAATGAACGTATGCGATTAGATTTAGAGCGAGAAAGTGCAGAAGCCAAATTAGAACAAAAAATTATGTTGGAGTTGCATCAGTTACTGGCTGATGTAGAAAAATTGTAG
- a CDS encoding DUF1523 family protein: MRKYIKYFLLLVTLAFHLFLFAVVNYVTPHYEITRVTGVEVKRVDKDGPITKANPADGPTRDVYYIYTQQSNTSGPMVYRNEDTRWGFPFYFKFGSANLQAQASAFANEPDQLVQVKYYGWRLVMFDEYRNITAIKAVSAEDTPAIPLLSYILYACLALTLFLSIQLIRGWFDSEK, from the coding sequence ATTAGAAAATATATTAAATACTTTTTACTTCTCGTTACTCTCGCTTTTCATCTTTTTCTTTTTGCGGTAGTCAATTATGTTACACCGCACTATGAAATTACCCGAGTTACTGGGGTTGAAGTAAAGCGTGTGGATAAAGACGGTCCAATTACCAAAGCCAATCCTGCGGACGGTCCAACTCGTGATGTTTACTATATTTATACGCAACAATCAAATACTAGCGGTCCTATGGTTTATCGTAACGAAGATACCCGTTGGGGTTTTCCATTTTACTTTAAATTTGGTTCTGCCAATTTACAAGCACAAGCCTCTGCTTTTGCTAATGAACCAGATCAGTTAGTTCAAGTAAAATACTATGGTTGGCGTTTAGTAATGTTTGATGAATATCGCAACATTACAGCCATCAAAGCGGTATCCGCCGAAGATACGCCAGCTATTCCACTATTAAGCTATATTTTATATGCCTGCTTGGCACTGACATTATTCTTATCCATTCAGCTTATTCGTGGTTGGTTTGATAGCGAAAAGTAA
- the ffh gene encoding signal recognition particle protein codes for MFENLSDRLTKTLRNITGKGRLTEDNIKETLREVRMALLEADVALPVVREFINRVKERAIGEEVNKSLTPGQEFLKIVRAELELAMGEANESLNLATQPPAVILMAGLQGAGKTTSVGKLAKFLRERHKKKVLVVSADVYRPAAIKQLETLAQSVNVDFFPSDVQQQPVQIAQSALQHAKLKFYDVLIVDTAGRLHVDSEMMEEIKQVHQVLNPIETLFTVDAMTGQDAANTAKAFNEALPLTGVILTKVDGDARGGAALSIRQITGKPIKFLGVGEKTDALEPFHPDRIASRILGMGDVLSLIEDLERSVDKEKAEKMAQKFKKGDEFTLEDFRDQLIEMKKMGGMMSMLEKLPGAKNLPDHIKGQVDDKMFNRMEAMINSMTPKERRRPEIIKGSRKRRIAMGSGTQVQDLNRMLKQFDEMQRMMKKMRKGGMAKMMRNMKGMMGGGFGGMFGR; via the coding sequence ATGTTTGAGAATTTATCGGATCGTCTAACAAAGACCTTGCGTAATATTACAGGTAAAGGACGATTAACCGAAGATAATATCAAAGAAACTTTGCGTGAAGTGCGTATGGCATTGCTTGAGGCTGATGTCGCCTTGCCCGTAGTGCGTGAATTTATTAACCGAGTGAAAGAACGGGCGATTGGTGAAGAAGTCAATAAAAGTTTAACGCCCGGGCAAGAATTTCTGAAAATTGTACGGGCAGAGTTAGAGTTAGCTATGGGAGAGGCGAATGAAAGCCTGAATTTAGCTACTCAGCCACCTGCGGTTATTTTAATGGCAGGTTTGCAAGGGGCGGGGAAAACCACTTCTGTGGGCAAACTCGCGAAATTTTTGCGTGAACGCCATAAGAAAAAAGTCTTAGTAGTTTCGGCTGACGTTTATCGTCCAGCAGCGATTAAACAGTTAGAAACCCTTGCTCAAAGCGTGAATGTGGACTTTTTCCCTTCTGATGTACAACAACAGCCCGTACAAATTGCTCAGTCAGCATTGCAACATGCCAAGTTAAAATTCTATGATGTGTTGATTGTGGATACTGCTGGTCGCTTACATGTGGATAGCGAAATGATGGAAGAAATTAAACAGGTTCATCAGGTATTAAATCCTATTGAAACCCTGTTTACTGTGGACGCTATGACAGGGCAAGATGCCGCTAATACAGCGAAAGCCTTTAATGAAGCTTTGCCTCTAACTGGGGTGATTTTAACTAAAGTTGATGGCGATGCACGTGGTGGTGCGGCGTTGTCCATTCGTCAAATTACAGGGAAGCCTATTAAATTTTTGGGTGTAGGCGAAAAAACCGATGCCCTTGAGCCGTTTCACCCAGACCGTATTGCCTCAAGAATCTTAGGAATGGGCGATGTTTTATCCTTGATTGAAGATTTAGAACGTTCCGTTGATAAAGAAAAAGCGGAAAAAATGGCACAAAAGTTCAAGAAAGGCGATGAATTTACCCTTGAGGATTTTCGTGATCAGTTGATCGAAATGAAAAAAATGGGGGGAATGATGTCTATGTTAGAAAAATTGCCGGGGGCTAAAAATTTACCTGACCATATTAAGGGGCAAGTTGATGATAAAATGTTTAATCGTATGGAAGCGATGATTAACTCTATGACTCCAAAAGAACGCCGCCGTCCAGAAATTATTAAGGGATCACGCAAACGCCGTATTGCTATGGGATCAGGCACGCAAGTACAGGATTTAAATCGTATGCTTAAGCAATTTGATGAAATGCAACGTATGATGAAAAAAATGCGTAAAGGGGGTATGGCTAAAATGATGCGAAATATGAAAGGTATGATGGGCGGTGGTTTCGGTGGTATGTTTGGACGCTGA
- a CDS encoding succinate dehydrogenase/fumarate reductase iron-sulfur subunit, translating into MINQQMMNIEVLRYNPEEDKEPYLKSYQVPYDSQTSLLDALGYIKDQLEPELSYRWSCRMAICGSCGMMVNNKPKLACKTFLRDYSGHMRIEPLANFPIERDLVVDLSHFIESLEAIKPYIIGNQAPALDGKPHPSAELAKSRTKQTPAQLEKYRTFSMCINCGLCYAACPQFGLNPEFVGPAALTLAHRYNLDNRDHGKAERMKIINGKNGVWSCTFVGYCSEVCPKHVDPAAAVNQGKVESSKDYIIAMLRPQK; encoded by the coding sequence ATGATAAATCAACAAATGATGAATATTGAAGTGCTGCGTTATAATCCAGAAGAAGATAAAGAACCGTACTTAAAAAGTTATCAAGTGCCTTATGATAGCCAAACGTCATTACTTGATGCTTTAGGTTATATTAAGGATCAACTTGAACCAGAACTCTCTTATCGTTGGTCTTGTCGTATGGCAATTTGTGGTTCTTGCGGTATGATGGTAAATAATAAGCCAAAACTCGCTTGTAAAACTTTCTTACGTGATTACAGTGGTCATATGCGTATTGAGCCTTTGGCTAACTTCCCAATTGAGCGAGATTTAGTGGTGGATTTGAGCCACTTTATTGAAAGTTTAGAGGCAATCAAACCTTATATTATCGGCAACCAAGCTCCTGCCTTAGACGGTAAACCTCACCCATCAGCAGAACTTGCCAAAAGCCGTACCAAACAAACACCTGCACAATTAGAAAAATATCGCACTTTTTCTATGTGCATTAATTGTGGTCTATGTTATGCCGCTTGCCCACAATTTGGTCTAAATCCTGAGTTTGTTGGACCAGCCGCATTAACCCTTGCTCACCGTTATAACCTTGATAATCGTGATCATGGTAAAGCTGAGCGTATGAAGATCATTAATGGCAAAAATGGGGTATGGAGCTGTACCTTTGTGGGTTATTGTTCCGAAGTGTGTCCAAAACATGTGGATCCTGCCGCTGCAGTGAACCAAGGCAAAGTGGAAAGTTCAAAAGACTATATTATTGCCATGTTAAGACCACAGAAATAA
- a CDS encoding TerC family protein — translation MFEWLASPEAWVALFTLTALEIVLGIDNIIFISILVSRLPAQKRQSARLIGLTLAMAMRILLLLSLAWVMKLTAPLFSIMGNEISGRDLILLIGGLFLVAKSTHEIHHAMMPEQNDEQHAPKHANFFSILAQIAVLDIVFSLDSVITAVGMANHIEVMILAIIIAVGVMMLAAKSISDFVESHPTLKILALSFLILIGVALLGEGLDLHIPKGYIYFAMGFSVVVEMINIKMRKHITKP, via the coding sequence ATGTTTGAATGGCTAGCAAGCCCTGAGGCTTGGGTCGCATTATTTACCCTAACCGCATTGGAAATTGTGTTAGGCATTGATAATATCATTTTTATTAGCATTTTAGTCAGTCGTCTGCCAGCACAAAAACGCCAATCCGCCCGTTTAATTGGCTTAACCCTTGCTATGGCAATGCGAATTTTACTTTTACTTTCCCTCGCTTGGGTCATGAAACTCACAGCCCCCTTGTTTAGTATTATGGGCAATGAAATTTCTGGGCGTGATCTGATCCTATTAATAGGAGGGTTATTCTTAGTGGCAAAAAGTACCCATGAAATTCATCACGCGATGATGCCTGAACAAAACGATGAACAACACGCGCCTAAACACGCTAATTTTTTCAGTATCTTGGCACAAATTGCCGTACTTGATATTGTATTTTCCTTAGATTCCGTCATTACCGCTGTTGGTATGGCAAATCATATTGAAGTGATGATCCTTGCCATTATTATTGCAGTGGGCGTAATGATGTTAGCTGCAAAATCCATTAGTGACTTTGTAGAATCACACCCGACCTTAAAGATTTTAGCCTTATCTTTCTTGATTTTAATTGGTGTGGCATTATTAGGTGAGGGGCTGGATCTGCATATTCCTAAAGGCTATATCTACTTCGCCATGGGCTTTTCTGTGGTGGTGGAGATGATTAATATTAAAATGCGTAAGCATATTACTAAGCCTTAG
- the mutH gene encoding DNA mismatch repair endonuclease MutH gives MIQTPQSEQELLQRAYDIAGLTFAELARSLNIAVPPDLKRDKGWVGMLIETALGAKAGSKAEQDFAHLGIELKTIPINQQGLPLETTFVSLAPLIQNVGVNWQNSHVRHKLSKVLWIPIEGERTIPLAERRIGCPILWQPSPQQEQQLRQDWEELMDYIALGKVQQINAKLGEVLQLRPKGANRRALTKGIGKNGQVIDTLPLGFYLRKEFTTQILQAFLAQNAHKNK, from the coding sequence ATGATACAAACACCACAATCAGAACAAGAATTACTACAACGAGCCTACGATATTGCTGGGCTAACCTTTGCTGAATTAGCTCGCAGTTTAAACATTGCCGTTCCTCCTGATCTTAAACGTGATAAAGGCTGGGTGGGTATGCTAATTGAAACTGCACTGGGGGCAAAAGCGGGCAGTAAAGCAGAACAAGATTTTGCCCATTTAGGGATCGAGTTAAAAACAATCCCAATCAATCAACAAGGTTTACCGTTAGAAACCACTTTCGTAAGCCTCGCTCCCTTGATCCAGAATGTTGGGGTAAATTGGCAAAATTCCCATGTTCGCCATAAATTATCCAAAGTCTTATGGATACCCATTGAGGGCGAACGCACAATCCCCCTCGCCGAACGGCGGATAGGTTGTCCTATTTTATGGCAACCTAGTCCACAACAAGAACAGCAATTACGCCAAGATTGGGAAGAACTCATGGATTACATTGCCCTAGGCAAAGTACAACAAATTAACGCCAAATTAGGGGAAGTATTGCAATTACGTCCCAAAGGGGCAAATCGTCGTGCCTTAACCAAAGGTATCGGCAAAAACGGGCAAGTTATAGATACCCTTCCCCTTGGTTTTTATTTACGCAAAGAATTTACCACACAAATATTACAAGCATTTTTAGCACAAAATGCCCATAAAAATAAGTAA
- the yihI gene encoding Der GTPase-activating protein YihI, whose translation MARKKKSRKVTDIMPARKADKKPLAEKPRRGKKLTRYELDAKAREEKRKRKHKGLPSGSRHSVASDNNKQENTLRQDPRLGSRKKVPLVVEFVNRENKAPTKQYQPMDPALELERLENNEILNELLDQLEAGKTLKPQDQAFVDECLQRIDELMQQLGMVEEEGENEEDLYRTFAHIDINQFK comes from the coding sequence ATGGCACGTAAGAAAAAAAGCCGTAAAGTAACAGATATTATGCCTGCTCGTAAGGCTGATAAAAAGCCTTTGGCGGAAAAACCTCGTCGTGGTAAAAAACTGACACGTTACGAGTTAGATGCAAAAGCGAGGGAAGAAAAACGCAAAAGAAAACATAAGGGATTGCCTTCAGGTTCTCGCCATAGTGTTGCAAGCGACAATAACAAACAGGAAAATACACTTCGCCAAGATCCTCGCCTTGGCAGTCGTAAAAAAGTGCCGTTGGTGGTGGAATTTGTCAATAGAGAAAATAAAGCCCCTACGAAACAATATCAGCCAATGGATCCTGCCCTAGAATTAGAACGGTTGGAAAATAATGAAATTTTAAATGAGTTATTAGATCAATTAGAAGCAGGAAAAACCTTAAAACCACAGGATCAAGCCTTTGTTGATGAATGTTTACAACGCATTGACGAGCTAATGCAACAACTTGGTATGGTAGAGGAAGAAGGGGAAAATGAGGAAGATTTATACCGCACTTTTGCCCATATTGATATTAACCAATTTAAGTAA
- the frdD gene encoding fumarate reductase subunit FrdD has product MKTDPKRSNEPVVWLLFGAGTTVSAMFYPILVLIFGFLLPFGLIDGGVENLVAFSQTIIGKLLILVLLIFPVWGAMHRIHHGMHDFKIHVPAGGLIFYGLSTLYSVLVLFAVFNL; this is encoded by the coding sequence ATGAAAACAGATCCAAAACGTTCCAATGAACCTGTTGTATGGTTACTTTTTGGTGCAGGGACAACGGTTAGTGCCATGTTCTATCCAATACTAGTATTAATCTTTGGTTTTTTACTTCCCTTTGGTCTTATTGATGGCGGCGTGGAAAATCTCGTTGCTTTTTCACAAACCATTATTGGTAAATTACTTATTTTAGTACTATTAATTTTCCCTGTATGGGGAGCTATGCACCGTATTCATCATGGTATGCACGATTTTAAAATCCATGTACCCGCTGGTGGTTTAATTTTTTATGGGTTATCTACTTTATACTCGGTATTAGTATTATTTGCCGTATTTAACCTATAA
- a CDS encoding hemolysin family protein — protein MGLIEAIIILMILILISAVISSAEISLAGARKLKLQQLANEGNNKALEVLKLQEQPGKFITVVQIGLNMVAISGGIVGESAVRPYLQELLAQYSSSAWLETLASWLSFILVTASFILFADLMPKRVAMTKPEQLAIATVRIMSISIFIFKPIVWVFDWVANLLFRLFKIPTVRQESMSSEDIVAMLDAGAQAGVFKAQEQYLIENIFDMQARTVTSTMTSREYIVFLNKTDDRQKVVETLSQNSHSKLLICDNSIDKILGYVESHNLLTLFLQNDNAVTLTDNRILRKPLYIPDTLSLYEVLELFKSSGEDFAVIVNEYALVVGIITLKDVMSIVMGELVSNEEEQIVRRDENSWLIDGATPLEDVQRALDIEQFPDDQNYETISGFMMYMLRKIPKKTDFVMYDKYKFEIIDTENFKIDQLMVSLRKEFSHTSQTEK, from the coding sequence ATGGGATTAATTGAAGCAATCATTATTTTAATGATTTTAATTCTGATAAGTGCGGTCATTTCTTCCGCTGAAATTTCCTTAGCTGGTGCAAGGAAATTAAAATTACAACAGTTAGCCAATGAGGGGAATAATAAAGCCTTAGAAGTGCTTAAATTACAAGAACAGCCGGGAAAATTTATTACAGTAGTGCAAATTGGCTTAAATATGGTGGCAATTTCTGGTGGTATTGTAGGCGAAAGTGCGGTTCGTCCCTATTTGCAAGAATTATTAGCCCAATATTCTAGCTCAGCTTGGCTTGAAACCCTTGCCTCTTGGCTTTCGTTTATTTTGGTCACAGCGTCCTTTATTTTATTTGCGGATTTAATGCCTAAACGTGTAGCAATGACCAAACCAGAACAGTTGGCGATTGCCACCGTACGCATTATGAGCATTTCAATTTTTATTTTCAAACCCATTGTTTGGGTTTTTGATTGGGTTGCTAATTTACTTTTCCGTTTATTCAAAATCCCAACAGTACGCCAAGAAAGTATGAGTTCCGAAGATATTGTGGCAATGCTTGATGCTGGCGCTCAAGCTGGAGTATTTAAAGCCCAAGAGCAATATTTAATTGAGAATATCTTTGATATGCAGGCTCGTACGGTTACCTCAACCATGACAAGTCGTGAATATATTGTGTTTTTAAATAAAACCGATGATCGGCAAAAAGTGGTGGAAACCCTAAGCCAAAATTCCCATTCCAAACTATTAATTTGTGATAACAGTATTGATAAAATTTTAGGCTATGTAGAGTCGCATAATCTTTTAACCTTATTTTTGCAAAATGATAATGCTGTTACCCTGACCGATAATCGTATTTTACGTAAACCTTTGTATATTCCTGATACCCTGTCTTTATACGAGGTTTTAGAATTATTTAAATCTTCAGGCGAAGATTTTGCGGTAATTGTGAATGAATATGCCTTAGTGGTGGGGATTATTACCCTTAAAGATGTAATGAGCATTGTTATGGGCGAATTGGTTTCCAATGAAGAAGAACAAATTGTCAGACGTGATGAAAACTCTTGGTTAATTGATGGGGCTACACCTTTGGAAGATGTGCAACGTGCCTTGGATATTGAGCAATTTCCAGATGATCAGAACTATGAAACCATTAGTGGTTTTATGATGTATATGTTACGCAAAATCCCGAAAAAAACCGATTTTGTCATGTATGATAAATATAAATTTGAAATTATTGATACAGAAAATTTCAAAATTGATCAGCTTATGGTGTCATTACGCAAAGAATTTAGCCATACGTCCCAAACGGAAAAATAG